The following are encoded in a window of Impatiens glandulifera chromosome 5, dImpGla2.1, whole genome shotgun sequence genomic DNA:
- the LOC124938072 gene encoding peroxisomal membrane protein 11C-like translates to MTTLDVARADLALLVLYLNKAEARDKICRAIQYGSKFVSNGQPGTAQNVDKSTSLARKVFRLFKFVNDLHGLISPVAPGTPLPLVLLGKSKNALLSTFLFLDQIIWLGRTGIYKNKERTELLGRISLYCWLGASTCTSLVEIAEIGRLSASMKKLEKELKDSDKCKNEQYFSKLQKSNERSLALIKAGMDLLVAVGLLQLAPKKITPRVTGAFGFASSLISCYQLLPSPPKSKAN, encoded by the exons ATGACTACTCTAGATGTAGCCAGAGCAGACCTTGCCCTTCTTGTTCTTTATTTGAATAAAGCTGAAGCCAGAGACAAAATTTGCAGGGCAATTCAATATGGTTCGAAGTTTGTGAGTAATGGACAACCTGGAACAGCCCAAAATGTTGATAAATCAACTAGCTTGGCTCGAAAAGTTTTCCGTCTTTTCAAG TTTGTTAATGATCTTCATGGTCTTATAAGTCCAGTTGCACCTGGAACTCCTTTGCCCCTTGTTTTGTTGGGAAAG TCGAAAAATGCACTATTGTCCACATTCTTGTTTCTCGACCAAATCATCTGGCTTGGTAGGACTGGAATTTACAAG aacaAAGAACGTACAGAGCTACTTGGCAGGATATCTCTTTACTGTTGGCTTGGTGCTTCAACCTGCACTTCTTTGGTCGAG ATTGCAGAGATCGGGAGGCTGTCTGCATCaatgaagaaattggaaaaaGAACTCAAGGATAGTGATAAGTGCAAG AACGAGCAATACTTCAGTAAACTCCAGAAGTCAAACGAAAGGTCTTTGGCCTTAATCAAAGCTGGAATGGATCTACTGGTTGCGGTTGGATTACTGCAATTGGCCCCAAAGAAGATTACTCCGCGTGTAACTGGAGCCTTTGGATTTGCTAGCTCTCTCATTTCCTGTTATCAG TTGCTTCCGTCTCCGCCCAAGTCCAAGGCAAATTGA
- the LOC124939145 gene encoding secreted RxLR effector protein 161-like, with protein sequence MQDSKKGFFPIQQGVYLSKTQCPKTPTELEKMNKIPFSSTIGSIMYAMVCTRPDVTYVLSMCSIYQSSPGEAHWSAAKNILKYLRRTKDDFLVYGGEEKLIVQGYTDASFQTDRDGFESQSGYVFILNGGAVSWKSSKQGTIADSTTEVEYIAASEAAKEAVWMRKFLDELSVVPSISMPINIYCDNNGAIAQAKEPSSSSKSRNVMRKMCKVHTDDNIADPLTKPMPRTKHESHIRAKGLKHIGEWL encoded by the exons ATGCAAGATTCCAAGAAGGGATTTTTTCCCATTCAACAAGGTGTATATCTCAGCAAGACGCAGTGTCCTAAAACACCTACTGAGCTtgagaagatgaacaagatcCCATTTTCTTCTACTataggatctatcatgtatgccatggtatgtacacgtCCAGATGTTACATATGTTTTGAGCATGTGTAGCATATACCAATCAAGTCCTGGAGAAGCACACTGGAGTGCAGCTAAGAATATCCTGAAGTACTTAAGAAGAACAAAGgatgatttcttagtatatGGGGGAGAAGAAAAATTGATCGTACAAGGCTATACTGATGCAAGCTTTCAGACTGACCGAGATGGCTTTGAGTCTCAATCGGGTTATGTCTTTATCCTTAACGGAGGAGCTGTGAGCTGGAAGAGCTCCAAGCAAGGTACTATAGCAGATTCTACAACAGAGGTTGAGTACATTGCTGCTAGTGAAGCAGCAAAGGAGGCCGTTTGGATGAGGAAGTTCCTAGATGAACTCAGTGTTGTTCCTAGCATTTCAATGCCTATCAACATTtattgtgacaacaatggtgCCATAGCTCAGGCAAAGGAACCGAGTTCGAGCTCCAAATCCAGAAACGTTATGAGAAA GATGTGTAAGGTGCATACTGATGACAACATTGCAGATCCATTAACCAAACCTATGCCTAGGACCAAGCATGAGAGTCACATTAGGGCTAAGGGTCTCAAGCACATTGGAGAATGGCTTTGA